One stretch of Ipomoea triloba cultivar NCNSP0323 chromosome 8, ASM357664v1 DNA includes these proteins:
- the LOC116027081 gene encoding uncharacterized protein LOC116027081 translates to MVQNNQRGQPDLVRRVAGQYPPFYAGEEDPAVLEEWIRAFDKILEAVECPPGRQVEMASFYLKEEADLWWVHGGPVMRQESGFGWETFKDRLRARFYPAHVKAAMQEEFLHLHQGTRTVQEYHRRFLELARFAPTLAPTEETRIERFVAGLNLETRMALVVFKFQTLSEAYSSAADHYRVLSIRRGVQDRSKRPAEGGAPDSKRHRPGGSGMRRSFQQGGSSHGGGSRPSFGQGSGGEGVRTRHFHCRRCGRDHPGRDCEGHLVECFSCGLRGHRAYECAAKKGGSSQSRPSTAQGAQAVARPFREAVGSGGSRPGGGQD, encoded by the coding sequence ATGGTGCAGAATAACCAGCGCGGGCAGCCGGACTTGGTTCGGAGGGTGGCGGGGCAGTACCCACCCTTCTATGCTGGAGAGGAGGACCCCGCAGTCCTTGAGGAGTGGATTCGAGCTTTTGACAAGATCCTCGAGGCAGTAGAGTGCCCACCTGGTCGTCAGGTGGAGATGGCGAGCTTCTACCTGAAGGAGGAGGCTGATCTTTGGTGGGTCCACGGCGGCCCGGTGATGCGCCAGGAGTCCGGTTTCGGGTGGGAGACGTTCAAGGACCGGTTGAGAGCTCGCTTCTACCCGGCCCACGTCAAGGCAGCGATGCAGGAGGAGTTCTTACACCTTCACCAGGGGACGAGGACCGTACAGGAGTACCACCGACGCTTTCTGGAGTTAGCCCGCTTCGCGCCGACCCTAGCCCCGACCGAGGAGACACGGATTGAGCGGTTCGTGGCTGGTCTGAACCTGGAGACGCGCATGGCCTTAGTGGTGTTCAAGTTCCAGACATTGAGCGAGGCCTATAGCAGCGCTGCCGACCATTATCGAGTGCTGTCTATCCGGCGAGGGGTTCAGGACCGCTCCAAGCGGCCAGCAGAGGGTGGAGCTCCAGACTCCAAGAGGCACCGACCCGGGGGATCCGGCATGAGAAGAAGCTTCCAGCAGGGTGGCTCTAGCCACGGCGGTGGATCTCGCCCCAGCTTTGGGCAGGGGTCAGGTGGCGAGGGAGTTCGTACCCGGCACTTCCACTGCAGGCGTTGTGGGAGGGACCACCCGGGGCGCGACTGTGAGGGTCATTTGGTGGAGTGCTTTAGCTGTGGTCTGCGAGGTCATCGAGCTTACGAGTGCGCAGCCAAGAAAGGAGGTTCATCCCAATCCAGACCGAGCACGGCTCAGGGAGCCCAAGCAGTGGCCCGACCATTCCGAGAGGCTGTGGGTAGCGGGGGTAGCCGGCCAGGTGGAGGCCAAGATTAG